Proteins encoded by one window of Chryseobacterium aquaeductus:
- a CDS encoding MFS transporter, producing MAEITGRYKTDKFGKVKKPNLSMAQIVNMSMGFLGIQMAFGLQNGNASRILGNFGADVHQLSWFWLVAPVTGLIVQPIIGHMGDNTWSPLGRRKPYFLIGAILCAIGLVLLPNAASATQMMAANVLLLAVIFLAMMDASINVAMEPFRALVGDMLPKHQGTLGFSVQTILIGIGAVIGSYLPDWLTKLGVSNVAKEGFVADNVIYAFYCGAVILLLSIIYTIITTREYSPKEFAEFEGGKEVEQTSKFTDIFSDFAKIPTLMKKLGIVQFFSWFALFTMWVFTTSALATHHFGLSPGDTHSVEFNNAGDLQNRLFGMYNLWAIPFAFLLTPIAKLIGKKQTHALALFCGGLGLISMYFIKDTSLLWISMIGLGFAWASILAMPYAMLIDAIPQRKMGVFMGIFNFFIVIPQIINGLFGGPIVKGAFGNYAMGYVVVGGICMLLGAVLTMIFIKTDDSNLKEIEEEIQQVHF from the coding sequence ATGGCAGAGATTACAGGCAGATACAAAACAGATAAATTTGGTAAGGTAAAAAAACCTAATTTATCAATGGCTCAGATCGTCAACATGAGCATGGGATTTTTGGGAATTCAGATGGCTTTCGGACTTCAAAATGGTAATGCAAGCCGAATTTTAGGAAATTTTGGTGCAGATGTTCATCAACTGTCATGGTTTTGGCTGGTAGCACCAGTAACGGGTTTGATCGTTCAGCCAATCATTGGTCACATGGGTGATAATACGTGGAGTCCCCTCGGAAGGAGAAAACCATATTTTTTAATTGGTGCGATTCTTTGTGCTATCGGATTGGTATTGCTTCCCAATGCAGCTTCTGCAACCCAAATGATGGCGGCAAATGTTTTACTTTTAGCAGTAATTTTCCTTGCAATGATGGATGCTTCCATTAACGTTGCGATGGAACCTTTTCGTGCGTTGGTTGGTGATATGCTTCCAAAACATCAAGGAACTTTAGGATTTTCTGTACAGACTATTTTAATCGGAATCGGTGCGGTGATTGGGTCATATTTACCGGATTGGCTGACGAAATTAGGAGTGTCAAATGTTGCAAAAGAAGGATTCGTTGCCGATAACGTGATTTATGCATTCTATTGTGGTGCAGTGATACTTCTACTATCCATTATTTATACAATTATTACAACCAGAGAATATTCACCGAAAGAATTTGCTGAATTTGAAGGCGGAAAAGAAGTTGAACAAACGTCAAAATTCACTGATATTTTCAGTGATTTTGCGAAGATTCCAACCTTAATGAAAAAGTTAGGAATTGTTCAGTTTTTCTCTTGGTTTGCCTTATTTACGATGTGGGTTTTCACAACGAGTGCTTTGGCAACCCATCACTTCGGGCTTTCTCCGGGAGACACGCATTCGGTTGAATTTAATAATGCAGGCGATTTACAAAACAGATTATTCGGAATGTACAATCTTTGGGCAATCCCGTTTGCTTTTCTGTTAACCCCGATTGCAAAATTGATTGGTAAAAAACAAACTCACGCATTGGCACTTTTTTGCGGAGGATTGGGCTTAATTTCGATGTATTTTATTAAAGACACTTCACTGCTTTGGATTTCGATGATCGGACTTGGTTTTGCGTGGGCAAGTATTTTGGCAATGCCTTATGCGATGCTGATTGATGCAATTCCACAAAGAAAAATGGGAGTATTCATGGGAATTTTTAATTTCTTTATTGTGATTCCTCAGATCATCAACGGACTTTTTGGAGGACCAATTGTAAAAGGTGCGTTCGGAAATTACGCAATGGGCTATGTTGTCGTTGGCGGAATTTGTATGCTTTTGGGCGCAGTACTTACGATGATTTTTATTAAAACTGACGATTCAAATCTAAAAGAAATTGAAGAAGAAATTCAACAAGTACATTTTTAA
- a CDS encoding NADPH-dependent FMN reductase, with protein MKILAIAGSNSDTSINRQLVTYATTLFENADIEVVDMNNFEMPIYKHQTQVESGIPQEAIDFAAKIDDSDVLLVSLSEHNGTYSTAFKNVFDWTSRIKQRAVWNEKPMLLMATAPGARGGLGVLEAAEKRFPLHGGNIIETFTLPFFNDNFDKEAQKISNKEKDNELRKKVSKISSVETILEK; from the coding sequence ATGAAAATCCTAGCCATAGCAGGAAGTAATTCCGATACATCAATCAACAGACAACTCGTAACTTACGCAACAACTTTATTCGAAAACGCAGACATAGAAGTTGTGGACATGAACAATTTTGAAATGCCAATCTACAAACATCAAACACAGGTGGAAAGCGGAATTCCGCAGGAAGCAATTGATTTTGCTGCAAAAATTGACGACTCCGATGTGCTTTTAGTTTCTTTGTCTGAACATAACGGCACATATTCAACCGCTTTTAAAAATGTTTTCGACTGGACTTCCAGAATCAAGCAGAGAGCAGTCTGGAATGAAAAACCAATGTTGCTGATGGCTACAGCTCCGGGTGCAAGAGGTGGTTTAGGAGTTTTAGAAGCTGCCGAAAAACGTTTCCCTTTGCATGGCGGAAATATCATAGAAACTTTTACACTTCCTTTTTTTAATGACAATTTCGATAAAGAGGCTCAAAAAATTTCTAATAAAGAAAAAGATAATGAGTTACGCAAAAAAGTAAGCAAGATCTCTTCTGTTGAAACAATCTTGGAAAAATAG
- a CDS encoding SusE domain-containing protein: MKNIFKIFLLGIIASFIISCEGDDEKLVLDNTSQSIISADKASVILNETTASQAALTFTYKNPVFTPSIAFTNSVEFGVVGTNFSPSATQEVSMGQSTFSLTHLELNNILATLSVVPNSAKAIEVRLKSSVNSVTKFYSNIITVNITGYTPNPDLVYPKINVPGAYAGAAGYANWTPGNTANLFSPEKDNKYRGFIYVSSVAGDDGKYKFTINQDWPGNKGDDGTLTGKLVVDGSDIKASAVGTHYLKVDWAANTYSSILANFGVIGDATPTGWNSDTDFVYNPATKTYVINSIALNSTGVFKFRANDDWALKFQPANGDQTLISGAGVQSFMSAEGTVTGDPAYKVATAGNYKIELDLHNSAYYKLTVTKL, from the coding sequence ATGAAAAATATATTTAAAATATTTCTTTTAGGAATAATTGCTTCTTTTATTATTTCTTGTGAAGGAGATGATGAAAAATTAGTATTAGATAACACATCTCAGAGTATTATTTCTGCGGATAAAGCATCTGTAATTTTGAATGAAACCACAGCAAGTCAAGCTGCTCTCACTTTTACATATAAAAATCCTGTTTTCACTCCTAGTATTGCATTTACTAATTCTGTAGAATTTGGTGTTGTAGGGACTAATTTTAGTCCAAGTGCTACTCAGGAAGTTTCTATGGGTCAGAGTACTTTTTCTTTAACCCATCTTGAGTTAAATAATATTTTGGCAACTCTAAGTGTAGTTCCAAATTCTGCTAAAGCAATCGAGGTAAGATTAAAATCAAGCGTAAATAGTGTTACTAAATTCTACTCGAACATAATTACTGTAAATATAACAGGCTACACCCCAAATCCAGATTTGGTTTATCCTAAAATAAATGTTCCTGGCGCATACGCAGGTGCAGCAGGATATGCTAATTGGACTCCCGGGAATACAGCCAATTTATTTTCTCCAGAAAAAGACAATAAATATAGAGGTTTTATTTATGTTTCAAGTGTTGCAGGTGATGATGGGAAATATAAGTTTACCATAAATCAGGATTGGCCGGGCAATAAAGGGGATGATGGCACTCTTACAGGAAAACTTGTTGTAGATGGTTCAGACATAAAAGCTTCAGCGGTTGGAACTCACTATTTAAAAGTTGACTGGGCTGCTAATACATATTCTTCAATTCTTGCAAACTTTGGGGTGATTGGTGATGCAACTCCTACAGGATGGAATTCTGACACTGACTTTGTCTATAACCCGGCAACTAAAACCTATGTAATTAATTCTATTGCATTAAATAGCACAGGAGTATTCAAATTTAGAGCAAACGATGATTGGGCATTGAAATTTCAACCAGCGAATGGAGATCAGACTTTGATTTCTGGAGCAGGAGTTCAATCATTCATGAGCGCTGAAGGAACGGTTACAGGAGATCCTGCTTACAAAGTTGCAACAGCAGGTAATTATAAGATTGAATTGGATTTACACAACTCAGCTTATTACAAGTTAACTGTTACAAAATTGTAA
- the purM gene encoding phosphoribosylformylglycinamidine cyclo-ligase, protein MSNTYKSAGVDKEEGYKTVDKIKKAVGETHNSNVLNHLGSFGAFYEIGGYKNPVLVSGTDGVGTKLKVALDSKRYDSIGIDCFAMCANDILCHGAKPLFFLDYLACGKLDSEIAAEIVLGMVKACKDNNCALIGGETAEMPGMYKPGDYDVAGFCVGIVEKDQIIDGSKIKTGDKIIALPSSGFHSNGFSLVRKIFPNFEEEFEGKPLYETLLVPTRLYYKDIHRVIEEVEVSGIAHITGGGLYENIPRIIGDGLCASIDASKIQIPSVMLELEKRGNIAREEMFGTFNMGVGMIVVVDPEHAEKVLHLLDDAYEIGEITEGAEKINLKF, encoded by the coding sequence ATGAGTAATACGTACAAATCTGCAGGTGTAGACAAAGAAGAAGGTTACAAAACCGTTGATAAAATCAAGAAAGCGGTGGGCGAAACTCACAATTCCAATGTATTGAATCATTTGGGAAGTTTCGGTGCTTTCTACGAAATCGGAGGCTACAAAAATCCTGTTTTGGTTTCAGGGACTGATGGAGTTGGAACGAAATTGAAAGTCGCTTTAGATTCAAAAAGATACGATTCTATTGGTATAGATTGTTTCGCAATGTGTGCCAATGACATCCTTTGTCACGGTGCAAAACCGTTATTTTTCTTGGATTATTTAGCTTGCGGAAAATTAGATTCTGAAATCGCTGCAGAAATCGTTTTAGGAATGGTGAAAGCTTGTAAAGACAACAACTGCGCATTGATTGGTGGTGAAACTGCCGAAATGCCGGGAATGTATAAGCCTGGAGATTACGATGTTGCAGGATTCTGTGTAGGAATTGTAGAGAAAGACCAGATTATTGACGGTTCTAAAATCAAAACTGGAGATAAGATCATCGCTTTACCAAGTTCAGGTTTCCACTCAAACGGATTTTCTCTGGTAAGAAAAATATTTCCGAATTTCGAAGAAGAATTTGAAGGAAAACCTTTGTATGAAACACTTTTGGTTCCTACGAGATTATATTATAAAGACATTCACAGAGTAATCGAAGAAGTAGAAGTTTCAGGAATTGCTCACATTACAGGAGGTGGTTTGTACGAGAATATTCCAAGAATCATTGGTGACGGATTGTGTGCTTCAATCGATGCTTCGAAAATCCAGATTCCAAGTGTAATGTTGGAATTGGAAAAAAGAGGAAACATAGCTCGTGAAGAAATGTTCGGAACTTTCAACATGGGTGTGGGAATGATCGTTGTGGTTGATCCTGAACACGCTGAAAAGGTACTTCATCTTCTAGACGATGCTTACGAAATCGGAGAAATCACTGAAGGAGCTGAAAAGATAAATTTAAAATTCTAA
- a CDS encoding nuclear transport factor 2 family protein, with product MKKTTIFYSLILFVFGFTTMSAQAKFEKEKAAINTMLDNFNVAAAKADYKTYFDFFAEESTFIGTDATEVWNKSQFMEYAKPHFDKNKTWNFTSLQRNIYFTNDGKIAWFDELLDTQMKICRGSGVLEKINGIWKVKQYVLSMTIPNDIVDKVVDEKAVIEDALIEKLK from the coding sequence ATGAAAAAAACGACAATATTCTATTCATTGATACTGTTTGTATTTGGTTTTACAACAATGTCAGCTCAGGCAAAATTTGAAAAAGAAAAAGCAGCAATCAACACGATGCTAGATAATTTTAATGTGGCAGCTGCAAAAGCAGATTACAAAACTTATTTTGATTTTTTCGCAGAAGAATCTACATTTATTGGCACTGATGCGACTGAAGTTTGGAATAAAAGCCAATTTATGGAATATGCTAAACCGCATTTCGACAAAAATAAAACATGGAATTTTACTTCACTTCAAAGAAATATTTATTTTACCAACGACGGAAAAATTGCTTGGTTTGATGAACTTTTAGATACTCAGATGAAAATCTGTCGTGGTTCGGGAGTATTAGAAAAGATCAACGGAATCTGGAAAGTAAAGCAATATGTTTTGTCAATGACGATTCCAAATGATATTGTGGATAAAGTGGTTGATGAAAAAGCGGTCATTGAAGATGCACTGATAGAAAAATTGAAGTAA
- a CDS encoding pirin family protein has translation MKTVYHKADSRGHADHGWLNSYHTFSFAGYQNRERSNFGVLRVLNDDTVSQGMGFGTHPHKNMEIISIPLEGNLEHKDSMGTTAVIRKGEIQVMSAGTGVMHSEYNQNKDEAVKFLQIWVFPREENVEPRYDQKSITDGEKINGFQQILSPDKNDDGVWIHQDAWFNLANFTKGNGKNYTINKKGNGVYAFVLKGSAKVGDRILNERDGLGIWDTQSFNIEAVEDTEILLMEVPMDLPDYLK, from the coding sequence ATGAAAACAGTATATCACAAAGCAGATTCAAGAGGTCACGCAGATCACGGTTGGTTAAATTCTTACCATACTTTCAGTTTTGCGGGCTATCAAAACAGAGAAAGATCCAACTTTGGAGTGTTGAGAGTTTTAAATGACGACACCGTTTCTCAGGGAATGGGTTTCGGAACTCATCCACACAAAAACATGGAAATCATATCAATTCCCTTGGAAGGAAATTTAGAGCATAAAGATTCTATGGGAACGACCGCGGTTATCAGAAAAGGAGAAATTCAGGTGATGAGTGCCGGAACTGGTGTAATGCATAGTGAATACAATCAAAATAAAGATGAAGCCGTAAAATTTTTACAAATCTGGGTTTTCCCGAGAGAAGAAAATGTAGAGCCAAGATATGACCAGAAAAGCATCACAGACGGAGAAAAAATTAACGGTTTTCAACAGATTTTATCACCTGATAAGAACGATGACGGAGTTTGGATTCATCAGGATGCATGGTTTAATTTAGCCAATTTTACTAAAGGAAATGGTAAAAATTATACAATCAACAAAAAAGGGAATGGCGTTTATGCATTTGTCTTAAAAGGCAGTGCAAAAGTTGGCGACAGAATCTTAAACGAAAGAGACGGTTTAGGAATCTGGGACACTCAAAGTTTCAACATCGAAGCAGTTGAAGACACCGAAATCCTTTTAATGGAAGTTCCAATGGATTTACCCGATTATCTGAAATAA
- a CDS encoding glycoside hydrolase family 97 protein: MKKMTIGAFLLTMMFGGANAQSLKSPDGKFEMDFQLKQGVPYYNLKFNGKTVVEDSKLGLRIFKDSSIKFASEIAKPEDAQFDLNSGFTKTAEKKDSKNETWQPILGEKKNYINHYNELAVTLNQSSTDRSIVVKFRLFNDGLGFRYEFPQQKNLNYFVIREEDSEIDFPSDMKAWWMVADYDSQEYKYQETKVSEIPSRWPQAADANASQTLIKDAVQSPLMLKVEGKEPLYINVAEAAVLDYPASHLEVDAKNFKFKTHLTADRQGAKGYMQTPMVTPWRTIIVAPKAEDVMDSKMIFNLNEPTKYTDTSYIKPTKYMGVWWEMIIGKSQWAYGQPESNVRLGETDFTKLTPNGNHGANNTKVKDYIDFASENGFQGLLIEGWNVGWEDWFGRSKEYVFDFITPYPDFDIKMLNEYAHSKGIDLIMHHETSGSATNYERWADKAFQLMNKYGYKSVKTGYVGDIIPRGEHHYSQWTINHYYRIAEKANEYKIMVNSHESVRPTGESRTYPNYISAEAARGTEYEAFGGNNPDHQTILPFTRWMGGSMDYTPGIFQTKLDYYFHGDKRFVKTTLAKQLALYVTMYMPLQMAADLPENYKKHMDAFQFIKDVAADWDDTKILSAEPGDYVVTARKAKGTENWFVGGITDENKRDYTVDFSFLDKGKKYEAIIYEDGKDADYIDNPQSYNIYKKQITSKSKINFKMVRSGGFAISVKPVK, encoded by the coding sequence ATGAAGAAAATGACAATAGGAGCATTTTTGCTCACAATGATGTTTGGAGGTGCCAACGCACAATCTTTAAAATCGCCGGACGGAAAATTTGAAATGGATTTCCAGTTGAAGCAGGGCGTGCCTTATTACAATCTTAAATTCAATGGTAAAACTGTTGTTGAAGATTCAAAATTGGGATTGAGAATTTTCAAAGATTCTTCCATTAAATTTGCTTCGGAAATCGCAAAACCTGAAGATGCTCAATTTGATTTGAACAGCGGATTTACAAAAACTGCAGAAAAAAAAGATTCAAAAAACGAAACCTGGCAACCGATTTTAGGGGAAAAGAAAAATTATATCAACCATTATAACGAATTAGCTGTCACGCTTAATCAGTCAAGTACAGACAGAAGCATCGTTGTAAAATTCAGATTGTTCAATGACGGTTTAGGATTTAGATATGAATTTCCACAACAGAAAAATTTAAACTATTTCGTCATCCGTGAGGAAGATTCTGAGATCGATTTCCCTTCAGACATGAAAGCTTGGTGGATGGTTGCAGATTATGATTCTCAGGAATACAAATATCAGGAAACAAAAGTTTCAGAAATTCCGTCAAGATGGCCACAGGCAGCTGATGCCAACGCTTCACAAACTTTAATTAAAGATGCTGTTCAGTCGCCTTTAATGCTTAAAGTAGAAGGAAAAGAACCTCTATACATCAATGTTGCAGAAGCAGCAGTTTTAGATTATCCCGCTTCTCATCTGGAAGTTGATGCTAAAAATTTTAAATTTAAAACGCATCTTACAGCCGACCGACAGGGCGCCAAAGGTTATATGCAGACTCCTATGGTAACACCTTGGAGAACCATTATTGTCGCTCCTAAAGCAGAAGATGTGATGGATTCTAAAATGATTTTTAATCTGAACGAACCTACAAAATATACAGATACTTCATACATCAAGCCTACAAAATACATGGGCGTGTGGTGGGAAATGATTATCGGAAAATCTCAATGGGCGTACGGACAGCCGGAATCTAATGTACGCTTAGGTGAAACCGATTTTACAAAACTTACCCCTAACGGAAATCACGGTGCTAATAATACCAAAGTGAAAGATTATATCGATTTCGCTTCTGAAAACGGCTTTCAAGGACTTTTGATCGAAGGCTGGAATGTTGGCTGGGAAGATTGGTTTGGGCGTTCAAAAGAATATGTTTTTGATTTCATAACGCCTTATCCGGATTTCGATATTAAGATGTTGAATGAGTATGCACATTCAAAAGGAATAGACTTAATCATGCACCATGAAACATCAGGTTCTGCCACGAACTACGAAAGATGGGCAGATAAGGCGTTTCAGCTGATGAATAAATATGGTTATAAGTCTGTAAAAACAGGCTATGTGGGAGACATTATACCTAGAGGCGAACATCATTACTCTCAATGGACCATCAATCATTATTACAGAATTGCCGAAAAGGCTAATGAGTACAAAATCATGGTAAATTCGCATGAATCGGTGCGTCCTACAGGTGAAAGCCGTACTTATCCAAATTATATTTCTGCAGAGGCAGCTCGTGGAACAGAATATGAAGCTTTTGGAGGAAATAATCCGGATCACCAGACAATTTTGCCTTTCACGAGATGGATGGGCGGATCTATGGATTATACACCGGGAATTTTCCAGACCAAATTAGATTATTATTTCCATGGTGACAAACGCTTTGTGAAAACTACTTTGGCAAAGCAGCTGGCACTTTATGTGACAATGTATATGCCGCTTCAGATGGCTGCAGACTTACCTGAAAACTACAAAAAGCACATGGATGCTTTCCAGTTTATTAAAGATGTAGCTGCAGATTGGGATGATACCAAAATATTATCTGCCGAGCCGGGAGATTACGTAGTGACTGCAAGAAAAGCAAAAGGTACAGAAAACTGGTTCGTAGGTGGAATTACCGACGAAAACAAACGTGATTACACTGTAGATTTTTCATTTTTAGATAAAGGTAAAAAATATGAAGCCATAATCTATGAAGACGGAAAAGATGCAGATTACATCGACAATCCGCAGAGCTATAATATCTATAAAAAGCAGATTACGAGCAAGTCTAAAATCAATTTTAAAATGGTAAGAAGTGGAGGTTTTGCGATCTCTGTTAAACCTGTGAAATAA
- a CDS encoding glycoside hydrolase family 13 protein, which yields MKKVYAIIALSAAALAFSQKPLDRVEPAFWWKGMKNPELQILVYGKDIAKGEVELSDGVQIKDIQKVDNPNYVFVTVNTNEINVPKFKINIKNGKKNIGSYTYELKQRDPNSANRESFTSKDVMYLIMPDRFANGDEKNDSKSDLTEKANRTLPNGRHGGDLRGIINNLDYIQNLGATSVWLTPVNEDNEKVYSYHGYAQTDLYKIDGRYGTNEEYKELSQKLNKRNMKLVMDYVTNHWGISHWLIKDLPTKDWIHQFPDEKNGFKRSNYKTTTQFDTNASEIDKQVALDGWFDTTMPDINQKNPLVLKYLTQNAIWWIEYAELGGLRVDTYPYNDKEAMAKWAKAITDEYPKFNIVGEAWLYSSAHIAAWQKDSKVGEAANYNSNLPSVMDFTLYSDLPKALKEKDGWDSGMSKLYNVFTSDFLYPNINNILVFFENHDTERWNEIFNNDPKAYKLGLTLISTVRGIPQIYYGSEVGMRGDKNKGGDADIRRDFPGGWKSDPQNALNPSNQTPEQKEFYQFTQKLLNWRKEKEVIHTGKTKNFVPQNNVFVYFRYNDNETVMVVLNNSEKEEILDLKHFSEVIKTHKKGKEVISGKDILLGNNLIIPAKTSMVIELN from the coding sequence ATGAAAAAAGTATACGCTATCATCGCACTTTCCGCAGCAGCATTGGCATTTTCTCAAAAGCCTTTAGACAGAGTGGAGCCGGCATTTTGGTGGAAAGGCATGAAAAATCCTGAACTTCAGATCTTAGTCTATGGAAAAGATATTGCTAAAGGTGAGGTGGAACTTTCGGATGGAGTGCAGATAAAAGATATTCAGAAGGTTGATAATCCTAATTACGTTTTCGTAACAGTCAATACAAACGAAATCAATGTTCCGAAATTTAAAATCAATATTAAAAATGGTAAAAAAAATATTGGTTCTTACACTTACGAGCTTAAACAAAGAGATCCGAATTCTGCTAACAGAGAATCTTTTACCTCAAAAGACGTCATGTATTTAATAATGCCTGATCGTTTTGCAAACGGCGACGAAAAAAACGATTCAAAATCTGATTTAACTGAAAAAGCAAACAGAACACTTCCAAACGGACGTCATGGTGGAGATTTACGAGGAATCATCAACAATCTCGATTACATTCAAAATTTAGGTGCAACTTCAGTTTGGTTAACTCCGGTGAATGAAGATAATGAAAAAGTTTATTCTTATCATGGTTACGCTCAGACAGATTTGTATAAAATTGACGGTCGATACGGAACCAACGAAGAGTACAAAGAACTTTCTCAGAAATTAAACAAAAGAAATATGAAATTGGTGATGGATTACGTGACCAATCATTGGGGAATTTCTCATTGGCTCATCAAAGATTTACCTACAAAAGACTGGATTCATCAATTCCCTGATGAAAAAAATGGTTTTAAACGTTCCAACTATAAAACGACGACTCAGTTTGATACCAACGCATCTGAAATTGACAAACAAGTTGCACTGGATGGATGGTTTGATACGACAATGCCCGACATTAATCAGAAAAATCCTTTAGTTTTAAAATATTTAACCCAAAACGCAATCTGGTGGATCGAGTATGCCGAATTGGGCGGTCTCCGAGTTGATACCTATCCTTACAACGATAAAGAAGCGATGGCAAAATGGGCAAAAGCAATCACAGACGAATATCCGAAATTTAATATTGTAGGAGAAGCATGGTTGTACTCTAGCGCACACATCGCAGCATGGCAAAAAGATTCTAAAGTAGGGGAAGCAGCAAACTATAATTCAAATCTTCCTTCTGTAATGGATTTTACACTGTATTCCGATCTTCCGAAAGCATTGAAAGAAAAAGATGGTTGGGATTCCGGAATGTCAAAATTATATAATGTTTTTACGAGCGATTTCCTTTATCCGAACATTAATAATATTTTAGTTTTCTTTGAAAATCACGATACAGAAAGATGGAACGAGATTTTTAATAATGATCCAAAAGCTTATAAATTAGGTTTAACATTAATCTCAACAGTTCGAGGAATTCCGCAAATTTATTATGGTTCGGAAGTGGGAATGAGAGGTGATAAAAATAAAGGTGGCGATGCAGATATACGAAGAGATTTTCCGGGCGGCTGGAAATCTGATCCGCAAAATGCATTAAATCCTTCTAATCAGACACCCGAGCAAAAAGAATTTTATCAGTTCACACAAAAATTACTCAACTGGAGAAAAGAAAAAGAAGTGATTCATACCGGAAAAACTAAAAATTTTGTTCCTCAAAATAATGTTTTTGTGTATTTTAGATATAATGATAATGAAACGGTAATGGTAGTTTTAAATAATAGTGAAAAAGAAGAAATTTTAGATTTAAAACATTTTTCAGAAGTTATAAAAACTCACAAAAAGGGAAAAGAAGTCATTTCTGGTAAAGATATTTTATTGGGAAATAATTTAATTATACCTGCCAAAACCTCAATGGTAATCGAATTGAATTAA